TTTCTGTTTAGAAgacaatatcaataataataagaggGGTCGTTGTTCAACACAAAGGAATCTCCATGTGGTTGCAATATTGAAAAGTTAGTTCTTCACCAGAGACACTTCTGTTAGGTTGACTCGATTAAAtgcttatgggatatgaattaaAGATGAATACACACTATATGGAGGAGGAAACAAAGGAAAGAAATAAGGTATATCTAGTTATCTACTACCCACATGATAGACAAAACTTGAAGCCCATGGAGACTCTTGAAAACCATGTCAATTAAAATGAATGAAATAGCATTAGAAGTTCTTGAAAGATGAACTGAAATAAAATCTTAATGTATGTCACGATTCAAAGAACTCTCCACTTAAGACAACTAAATGACAAAAGAGGTACCACATTTACAAATATGTTCAAGCAACAATAGTCATGAGACAAAAGTATCAGATGATATTAACAGAAATCAGCATTAGAAGAGGTTAGTGAGAGCTCTTACAGCACTAGGAGCTGAGTTCCAGAACCAATAATAACTGAAAACAAAGACTTGTTATTTGGAAATCGGAAGACATCTCCATGGATATATTTCCATCCAGAATCCTCTTGATCTTCAAGAGACTCCTCAATGAGAGAATATCTTCATGATGATAGTATTTTAGTGGCAGATGAAATAGTGAACATAAGGAAATATGCTTCAAAATGAAAACCATGGAGTCTATATATCTTACTTTACAAAATCATTTTTGAGCACACGCATGAGAATCGTAGCAAGAAACCCAGTCAGAAGAAGGACAGTCACACATGAATTAACAATTGAGAACCAATGAATCTCTAAATATTGAGGCATAGAGGATGTCCTTGAGTACTTTGTCATCCTTTCTTCAAAAGATATGTCAGTATTTTTCCATGTCACAGAATATAAAAACTCGACATCCAATTTCCTATCCTCCGAGATATCCACATTAATATTGGGGTCCGTTTGTACATTGATCTCTATGACCCGATCATCATTGTAAAGGATATTGAAGTGAATGTGTTTAAAGAGAAAGTACTTGTCTTTGCCCGAATCAGTCTTGACCCCCTCGATCTTGCCCAGGAAACCCCAAAAAGGCAGATCATCATAATACATTTCAAAGTAATAGTCCTTTGATACAGCATGTCTGAACTTTGCAAcatcttcttttgacaagttttttTTACAAAGAGACTTTGACCGCTGCTCCTCCAAAAAAATTAATTCGTACGGTGCATCGACCAAACGATCACCATTTAGAGCTTCCCCAAGGGCATCCGTCTTTTCGGTAACATGCTCTAAATCAACAAAGTTTTGTAAAGAGTTGTACACACTAACAAACCTATAAACAGTGTTGCTAACAGACTCATGCAGCTCAGAAGTCGATGGAACAGTAAGGATAAACGAATAACCTGGTGAGCAAAATGGCAAGTCATAGTAACGATATGTCTCGCTGCAGATGCAAAAGGGAAATGACTGTCACATTCAAGAAACACTGAAATGTTAAAAGTAAATGATAAATATCCTAAAACAAAAGCATCATTAAAAAATGACAAAGACAGGGTCAAAGGCAGCAGAATTAACATGGCCTGGTAATCTATAAGGCTATTAACAATCGACCTAACAATCCAACCAGCAGAACTGATACCACTACAATATGAAGCACACCAAAGTATAAAATCCTTGAGATTTAATAGAGTTTGGTTTTTCACAAAAGAAACTATTGAGAAACCAAAATAACAATCGATGGTAAAGGATTGGAAACACTGCTAAAACATGAAGCACTCAAAAAATAGCTTTGCTTGATCGGACTCAGATATCAAGAAGCATGCCAAAGCGGGAAATCTTTTGATCTTTGACATGATCCAAGATCACAAATCCCTAATCTTGAATGCGGAATTTGACTTATTTAATGAGAAAGCAACAATCCACGCGAATCAAAATAAGCTTACAAAACAGTAAACGATCGGAGCGACGAAAACACGAAGCATGCGAAATCAAAGACGATTTTTAGCTTTGACGCTTAATGGAGACTTGGGTATTTCTATCGATAAAACAAAAACCACCGACtaagagaaataaaatgaaacaACAAAAGCGAATCATGATCCTGCGTTCATTCTAAATCACAAAACAAGCAAACGGATGATCGCATTCTTGAAGAAAAGCAAGGGACGCAGACAAAGATCTATTCGCTTCAAATGATGCgcaaaataaaaaagcaaattcagcgacgaaggaggaattcgaAACCGATAAAGACGCAAGAATCGAAAGGAAATCACCTGGGGTTGTGGAAAGGTCCGACCTTATTGGCATATAGGGGGACATGATCACCCTCTTTGTACCTATGATTGGTTCCATCAGCTCCCACCCTCAAACCACAAGCCATTACGAGAAGAACCAACGTAGATAACTCCATCTTCAAGATCCTCGAACCTGAAATCGATCAAATAAAACTCCAAATCAGCCCTAAAATCCATACATTTCGCTGAGGCTTTCTAACCGATGCTCACCTTCGTTCCCGAGCCGAGGAAGACCGAAGGGGGCGATCGGCTCGCTGGTGGATAGGCACGTGCGAGAGTCCATTTCtaattatacataaatatataatgcAACGATAAATTCTAATTAGTCTAATTAATTTGGGGGCTTACAGAACAGGAAACACGCTTCTTGGATTCGATTCAAGAATCGAATCTGTCCAATCCCGCGCGGCCATTGCCTATATAGTCGTATCCCTCTCCTCTCCCACTCTCGCTATGTCTTCTCGCCTGCCTCTCGCCTCTCCTCTGTtccattctccttctcctcctcctagttgATTTCCTCACCTCTCTTCATCAAGAAACCGTTTTTAGTCGTCCATGGATCCCGTCGACGTCGTTCCGAGTGGttacaggttccttcccacggcggaggaactcgtgGTCGACTACCTCGCCAACTGCGTTGCCGGCACACCGCTCCCTagccgcgctgtcgccttcgccgatgtctacggcaccgagccgtggaatcttctctgcaacggtcgacaggagggctatttctttgcggagcgcaagcccaagaacagcggcGGCCCGCGCGTCGATCGAAGGGCCGGCACCGGTTCTTGGACTCTGAACAAAAAGCAAGAACCCGTCAAGTCCCTCTTCGacgggcgcgagatggtggtggGACGAAAGAGCTTCCTCTCCTTCAACGATGGCCGGCGGAAAAACTCCGGGTGGGTAATGTACGAGTATGAGATGTGTTCCCCGGGcttcgagagacgagttctctgtcacgttaAGAAGAGTTCGCATCATGCCATCTCCGGCGGCAATTTCATCAAAAAGGTTGAGTCGACGTTCACGGAGGCCGCGACAGAAACGGTCTCCGGCGGCAGCCTCGTTGGgcagaagagaaatagagaggaatcTTCCGCTCTCTCAGCAAAAGCATCgactctctcaaagaagccaGCACAATCGTTgcagtccgacgtctcaccacctccaaccgcggtggtgcaacaTCCCATATCGGCTCGTCCTCTGACACCCCCGGAGAGTCGTCTTTCCTCGGTCGACTCAgttgcaccgaacgaagccggagtcccATCCGCCGCTCTATCGTCAACGGATGTCGGCGGAGGTGAGCCCTTGATAACTGTGGAAGAActcgaagcattcttggcttcgccttcgccgtcggtcgatcttggcgaTGAACAGAACTGCATCGACGATGCTTTCTTCACCCGAGAGGTTGAAGCCTCCTTgatgtcggatgacaccgacacagcctcgaataccatcccgaaggcctcgCCGTCAGGCCTTGTCGATCCTCGCTtgatgcccgatgacactcgaattgattcgaccacggtcgtaGAGGTTTCCACGTCATCGTCGTCGATCGACTTGGTCGCGTGTGAGAAGATGTACTTCACCGACGATCCCTTCTTTTGGAGCCTGGAAGAGGTCCATGCCTTCCtgatgtccgatgacaccttCGCTGCATCGACTACGGAACAAATGGCGTGCGTGGACGATGCTCGCTCGACAACCCCGAAAGCGTTGCAAGCCTCGTTGATTTCTGATGGCACCGGCACTGATTCGACCACGGCCGAAGTGGTTTCGTCGTCATCGTCGTACGACTTTGTTGGGTGTGAGCAGACGGAGAACGTAGTTGATGTCGACGACTTCATGCAAGAGATTGATGCCCTCATGAAGTCCGATGACACACCTGTGGATTCGGCAATGATCTCGTGGCTGGAGCAGTAGTCGATCGATGCAGCTTGTATGGAAAATgttgtttgttcatgtatatcataatactggaaggaaaagaaaattcatgttgATGCAAATATTGGCGACAataaagttcaattttcatcccATGTATTGTTGTTTCCTTCATACGTTGCTGTTTATATGAAATGGTGTAGCTAATGAACTCATAATTTGAGATATCACTGTCTCGTCCTCATGCATCGACATATCATAGTTGGTCACCGTCCACAGGAAGAAACAGTCATGGGTGGGTTGACCCTATATCAAAGTCAGACATTTGGATGATTGCTGTCACCAAATATTGACTTCTTCTAACCATCATCcagtaaatcatttttatgtgaTCCATGTTGTTGTTATTATGGAGATTTAAAGGATACTGATGAAGCCCTCCTGTAGCTGAACAGTGTATTTGATTGTTCATTGACATCGCTTTAAAACCATGAATGATCAAGAAAAAGAGAACAACGGAGCTGCCGCAACTGAAATAGATTTTGTGCACACCATTTCCTCTCATAATCTTACATATATTTAGCAACATAAGCACACCATCGCCAAATTGGCAATGACTATATAATACCAACAAATTGATATTTCAACAGCATAGAGATCATCAGTGAAGATTCAGTTAAAAAAAACTGATATCTATTCTCTCAATTTGCACACAGATGATAGCCCGATTGCCTTCGTTAATGTTTCGATACAATAGACAGGTTTAGAAATTTGAGCAAATCTGTACAGCGGATGCCACCATCAATGCCAATCTCCACAACACCAGTTGCACACGTATGCAGATCCCTTGGAGCATCGCACCATCAGACATCCTCTCCGTGGGCAACTCCAGCAATCGGGTTTCCTGCATCTAATTTGGCAGCAACAGTTGGTCGTGAAGGTGGTGGTGCTGGAGGTTGCGGCAGCTTTGgcagggagtttgagagtttgccgGATCTTCTTGAGCCGGGTTGCAGTCGTGAGGTTCTCCATTTCCTGAATAAACTTGCATAGGTGACGGATGTAGTCTGGATATAACTCTAGGTTGCAATGACCTCCTCATTTGATCCATAAGGGATCGTACGGTTCTTTCGCTAGTATCCATAAACCATGTCCATGAAGCCAATTCACTACATCATCTTCGGTACCCTACAAGAAAGACATCCTGCTGTTAAAACAAAACAGAATCTACTGGGAATATTTATAATGATCATTCTGACATACACATTTTAACTTCAAAATAAGGCGTATCAGTTCACACTAAATATAAGGAATTATTGACAATCTATAACACAAATTGACAAGTGGTACATATTCGAACATAAAGAAATGCACGGTAGATTAATTCAACGGCTGTGCAAACCTATAAAGTTAGACAGTGAAACGAAACACAAGATCACAAAAATTGAAATGAGTCCTTGGAAATCCAATGAAcaacaaaatactaaaaatactaACAAAACTTAGCATAAATGTCTCGATGGCTCTCCCAAATCTAGATCACATAGAAACAAAAACACTTGCAACAATGTCTAACAGTAGACTGGTTTTGATTGAGAGTCCCACTGGCACCCCAAACCCCAACCAACCACCCTAAACAAAAAATTTAGATCACCCTCGCAAACCATTTATCTCAAGAAAATAGCCTATCTTACCAGTAGATGCTCCATATTCTGAATAGTCATATCTGCATGTTACGAGAAAGCAAACACCATTATATAAGACTTCTAAAGCAACGAAAACACAAAGAATAAGTCAATAAACAAGTGAAAAACATGTTATACGAGGATGGGTAAATGAATCAGAGAAAAGTTCAACTTCCTATGCTTTGAAAGAAAATTTTGGAGGACTCAAAACAAGCATAATATTGAACACATTCCATAAAAAATCTTCAAATTATTTATAAACATTCAACTTTTCTTGAgttttgctattgatatgctgtGATATATTCGTATACTTCTTCACAAGCACTTGAATACTACTAATCATCAAATAATTACATATACATTATGATAAACACCTTCGTCACCTCCCAATCTGTTATAAACCGATATAACTATTTGACGTAATAcagaaataaaattaagaaattaCTACCAAAAATGATTCTAGTAAACTAACCTTTATAAGGGAGGATGAGGGAAATCAACTCCTTATAGTGGAGACAAACTTTACAATACTTGAAGATATTGCTTTTTTTATGATTCCATATGCTTAGATGAGGTCATTATTTATACTAGTTCTAGGCCTTGAAAACTAACCAACTAACAATGTGAGATAAttgaaaaaaacataaaaattaacaATGTGGGATAAAAAAAGTGATAAGTGGGTAGCCTTAGGCTCTTTGAAAATAGTCTCCTTCTACTTGTTCCGTACTAATCACCTCCAATTGAGAAAAATCTCGTCCTCGAGTTTATATCTGAATACAATGGATTCTCATTTGAAAAAGATTCATATAAGTCTACAACATTGAAGGTCTTTGAAATTCCCCAATCATCtggtaaatcaatcacataagcaTTGTTATTAATTATCTTTAAGAATTTATGGGGACCATACTTCTTCGACTTTAATTTGTTGTAAGTGCCAATGGGAAATCTCTCTTTTCGCATGTACACCATAACTATATTTCTTTCCTCGAACACCTTCTCTCTCCTGTGCTTATCAACTGCTTCCTTGTACCTGGCAATAGTAGCTTTCAACTTCTTCACATTAGCCTGGGTTGATTGTACTTGCTCAACTATGTTGTTAGCTGCTACACACATATCAGGAGTTTTTTCTAGACAAACTAAATTTAGAACATGCTTCAGCACTTTCTTGTAAACAATAGAGAACGGTGATGCTACAATAAAATTATGAATTATGCAGTTATAGGCAAATTCAGTTTGTGCGAGGGTGAAATTTCATTGTCTTGGTTTGTCACCACAAATACAACGAATCAAGTTTCCAAAAGTTCTATTAGTTACGATTGTCTGAACGTCAGTTTGTGGGTGTGCTGTGCgaccaagaaataaaattatagaaCTTTTTTCATTagcaaataacaaataaaattatatagaGCGGCAACCTTTATTTTGAGCTGTGCTACTCAGCAGTCAGCTAATACAAGATTTCTGCAGCATATATACACCCTCAATCCCCTCAGATGACATGACATAGATTAGGAAGACTGAAAGATCTAAAAGCTTGTAATTCTCTGTCATACACAGCTGTCATTCAgaaaatatgatgaataagtaTTACATATATCCTAAAACAAATGTAATCACATCTTCATGAATGGAGAAAATGTTGACATTTCGGAAGTTACCTGATAAAAGTTTATTTTGTATGGCACTATAACCATTACAATTACAAGTCTTTCGCAGCACAAGTTTTCTTCCATCTAATGCATTTTTTCGAAGATTCCAATAGAAATTGATCAATGTACAATTGTTGGATTGCCACAGTGTCCTAACTCAAGTAACTAATATCCTCATCAGAAATTTCATCTGTCTATAAGGTTTTAATATTGCATTAGATATACAGCTTCAGATAAGATTAAAAAATGTAAGCTTCTCCAAATATGCAAATGTTTATAACTCTTTGGTGCATATCTATGAAATCCTCTCATCATGTCCATTGCCAGCTTTGACAACCAATCAATCATCGAAAATCAGTATTATATTGGCATTTAATTAGTCATTCACTTAGGATGACGAAACAAAGCATTCAATTGGGTAAAACTCACCATCAAACATATGATCAGCTGCAGTGcacttttaattatttttccatTTAATATTGCAAATTTAAAAGATAGCAGAGCGACAATGTCTTCCGAATTAGTGGACTTGATTTTCCTAGAAGTGGAGAGAAATCTAATTTTAATTTAAGACAGGCGTTCATTCATTTCCATAGGGTTTTTCTGTTTAGAAgacaatatcaataataataagaggGGTCGTTGTTCAACACAAAGGAATCTCCATGTGGTTGCAATATTGAAAAGTTAGTTCTTCACCAGAGACACTTCTGTTAGGTTGACTCGATTAAAtgcttatgggatatgaattaaAGATGAATACACACTATATGGAGGAGGAAACAAAGGAAAGAAATAAGGTATATCTAGTTATCTACTACCCACATGATAGACAAAACTTGAAGCCCATGGAGACTCTTGAAAACCATGTCAATTAAAATGAATGAAATAGCATTAGAAGTTCTTGAAAGATGAACTGAAATAAAATCTTAATGTATGTCACGATTCAAAGAACTCTCCACTTAAGACAACTAAATGACAAAAGAGGTACCACATTTACAAATATGTTCAAGCAACAATAGTCATGAGACAAAAGTATCAGATGATATTAACAGAAATCAGCATTAGAAGAGGTTAGTGAGAGCTCTTACAGCACTAGGAGCTGAGTTCCAGAACCAATAATAACTGAAAACAAAGACTTGTTATTTGGAAATCGGAAGACATCTCCATGGATATATTTCCATCCAGAATCCTCTTGATCTTCAAGAGACTCCTCAATGAGAGAATATCTTCATGATGATAGTATTTTAGTGGCAGATGAAATAGTGAACATAAGGAAATATGCTTCAAAATGAAAACCATGGAGTCTATATATCTTACTTTACAAAATCATTTTTGAGCACACGCATGAGAATCGTAGCAAGAAACCCAGTCAGAAGAAGGACAGTCACACATGAATTAACAATTGAGAACCAATGAATCTCTAAATATTGAGGCATAGAGGATGTCCTTGAGTACTTTGTCATCCTTTCTTCAAAAGATATGTCAGTATTTTTCCATGTCACAGAATATAAAAACTCGACATCCAATTTCCTATCCTCCGAGATATCCACATTAATATTGGGGTCCGTTTGTACATTGATCTCTATGACCCGATCATCATTGTAAAGGATATTGAAGTGAATGTGTTTAAAGAGAAAGTACTTGTCTTTGCCCGAATCAGTCTTGACCCCCTCGATCTTGCCCAGGAAACCCCAAAAAGGCAGATCATCATAATACATTTCAAAGTAATAGTCCTTTGATACAGCATGTCTGAACTTTGCAAcatcttcttttgacaagttttttTTACAAAGAGACTTTGACCGCTGCTCCTCCAAAAAAATTAATTCGTACGGTGCATCGACCAAACGATCACCATTTAGAGCTTCCCCAAGGGCATCCGTCTTTTCGGTAACATGCTCTAAATCAACAAAGTTTTGTAAAGAGTTGTACACACTAACAAACCTATAAACAGTGTTGCTAACAGACTCATGCAGCTCAGAAGTCGATGGAACAGTAAGGATAAACGAATAACCTGGTGAGCAAAATGGCAAGTCATAGTAACGATATGTCTCGCTGCAGATGCAAAAGGGAAATGACTGTCACATTCAAGAAACACTGAAATGTTAAAAGTAAATGATAAATATCCTAAAACAAAAGCATCATTAAAAAATGACAAAGACAGGGTCAAAGGCAGCAGAATTAACATGGCCTGGTAATCTATAAGGCTATTAACAATCGACCTAACAATCCAACCAGCAGAACTGATACCACTACAATATGAAGCACACCAAAGTATAAAATCCTTGAGATTTAATAGAGTTTGGTTTTTCACAAAAGAAACTATTGAGAAACCAAAATAACAATCGATGGTAAAGGATTGGAAACACTGCTAAAACATGAAGCACTCAAAAAATAGCTTTGCTTGATCGGACTCAGATATCAAGAAGCATGCCAAAGCGGGAAATCTTTTGATCTTTGACATGATCCAAGATCACAAATCCCTAATCTTGAATGCGGAATTTGACTTATTTAATGAGAAAGCAACAATCCACGCGAATCAAAATAAGCTTACAAAACAGTAAACGATCGGAGCGACGAAAACACGAAGCATGCGAAATCAAAGACGATTTTTAGCTTTGACGCTTAATGGAGACTTGGGTATTTCTATCGATAAAACAAAAACCACCGACtaagagaaataaaatgaaacaACAAAAGCGAATCATGATCCTGCGTTCATTCTAAATCACAAAACAAGCAAACGGATGATCGCATTCTTGAAGAAAAGCAAGGGACGCAGACAAAGATCTATTCGCTTCAAATGATGCgcaaaataaaaaagcaaattcagcgacgaaggaggaattcgaAACCGATAAAGACGCAAGAATCGAAAGGAAATCACCTGGGGTTGTGGAAAGGTCCGACCTTATTGGCATATAGGGGGACATGATCACCCTCTTTGTACCTATGATTGGTTCCATCAGCTCCCACCCTCAAACCACAAGCCATTACGAGAAGAACCAACGTAGATAACTCCATCTTCAAGATCCTCGAACCTGAAATCGATCAAATAAAACTCCAAATCAGCCCTAAAATCCATACATTTCGCTGAGGCTTTCTAACCGATGCTCACCTTCGTTCCCGAGCCGAGGAAGACCGAAGGGGGCGATCGGCTCGCTGGTGGATAGGCACGTGCGAGAGTCCATTTCtaattatacataaatatataatgcAACGATAAATTCTAATTAGTCTAATTAATTTGGGGGCTTACAGAACAGGAAACACGCTTCTTGGATTCGATTCAAGAATCGAATCTGTCCAATCCCGCGCGGCCATTGCCTATATAGTCGTATCCCTCTCCTCTCCCACTCTCGCTATGTCTTCTCGCCTGCCTCTCGCCTCTCCTCTGTtccattctccttctcctcctcctagttgATTTCCTCACCTCTCTTCATCAAGAAACCGTTTTTAGTCGTCCATGGATCCCGTCGACGTCGTTCCGAGTGGttacaggttccttcccacggcggaggaactcgtgGTCGACTACCTCGCCAACTGCGTTGCCGGCACACCGCTCCCTagccgcgctgtcgccttcgccgatgtctacggcaccgagccgtggaatcttctctgcaacggtcgacaggagggctatttctttgcggagcgcaagcccaagaacagcggcGGCCCGCGCGTCGATCGAAGGGCCGGCACCGGTTCTTGGACTCTGAACAAAAAGCAAGAACCCGTCAAGTCCCTCTTCGacgggcgcgagatggtggtggGACGAAAGAGCTTCCTCTCCTTCAACGATGGCCGGCGGAAAAACTCCGGGTGGGTAATGTACGAGTATGAGATGTGTTCCCCGGGcttcgagagacgagttctctgtcacgttaAGAAGAGTTCGCATCATGCCATCTCCGGCGGCAATTTCATCAAAAAGGTTGAGTCGACGTTCACGGAGGCCGCGACAGAAACGGTCTCCGGCGGCAGCCTCGTTGGgcagaagagaaatagagaggaatcTTCCGCTCTCTCAGCAAAAGCATCgactctctcaaagaagccaGCACAATCGTTgcagtccgacgtctcaccacctccaaccgcggtggtgcaacaTCCCATATCGGCTCGTCCTCTGACACCCCCGGAGAGTCGTCTTTCCTCGGTCGACTCAgttgcaccgaacgaagccggagtcccATCCGCCGCTCTATCGTCAACGGATGTCGGCGGAGGTGAGCCCTTGATAACTGTGGAAGAActcgaagcattcttggcttcgccttcgccgtcggtcgatcttggcgaTGAACAGAACTGCATCGACGATGCTTTCTTCACCCGAGAGGTTGAAGCCTCCTTgatgtcggatgacaccgacacagcctcgaataccatcccgaaggcctcgCCGTCAGGCCTTGTCGATCCTCGCTtgatgcccgatgacactcgaattgattcgaccacggtcgtaGAGGTTTCCACGTCATCGTCGTCGATCGACTTGGTCGCGTGTGAGAAGATGTACTTCACCGACGATCCCTTCTTTTGGAGCCTGGAAGAGGTCCATGCCTTCCtgatgtccgatgacaccttCGCTGCATCGACTACGGAACAAATGGCGTGCGTGGACGATGCTCGCTCGACAACCCCGAAAGCGTTGCAAGCCTCGTTGATTTCTGATGGCACCGGCACTGATTCGACCACGGCCGAAGTGGTTTCGTCGTCATCGTCGTACGACTTTGTTGGGTGTGAGCAGACGGAGAACGTAGTTGATGTCGACGACTTCATGCAAGAGATTGATGCCCTCATGAAGTCCGATGACACACCTGTGGATTCGGCAATGATCTCGTGGCTGGAGCAGTAGTCGATCGATGCAGCTTGTATGGAAAATgttgtttgttcatgtatatcataatactg
The DNA window shown above is from Musa acuminata AAA Group cultivar baxijiao chromosome BXJ2-4, Cavendish_Baxijiao_AAA, whole genome shotgun sequence and carries:
- the LOC135610561 gene encoding transmembrane 9 superfamily member 3-like isoform X4 — protein: MDSRTCLSTSEPIAPFGLPRLGNEGSRILKMELSTLVLLVMACGLRVGADGTNHRYKEGDHVPLYANKVGPFHNPSETYRYYDLPFCSPGYSFILTVPSTSELHESVSNTVYRFVSVYNSLQNFVDLEHVTEKTDALGEALNGDRLVDAPYELIFLEEQRSKSLCKKNLSKEDVAKFRHAVSKDYYFEMYYDDLPFWGFLGKIEGVKTDSGKDKYFLFKHIHFNILYNDDRVIEINVQTDPNINVDISEDRKLDVEFLYSVTWKNTDISFEERMTKYSRTSSMPQYLEIHWFSIVNSCVTVLLLTGFLATILMRVLKNDFVKYSLIEESLEDQEDSGWKYIHGDVFRFPNNKSLFSVIIGSGTQLLVL
- the LOC135610561 gene encoding transmembrane 9 superfamily member 3-like isoform X3 codes for the protein MDSRTCLSTSEPIAPFGLPRLGNEGSRILKMELSTLVLLVMACGLRVGADGTNHRYKEGDHVPLYANKVGPFHNPSETYRYYDLPFCSPGYSFILTVPSTSELHESVSNTVYRFVSVYNSLQNFVDLEHVTEKTDALGEALNGDRLVDAPYELIFLEEQRSKSLCKKNLSKEDVAKFRHAVSKDYYFEMYYDDLPFWGFLGKIEGVKTDSGKDKYFLFKHIHFNILYNDDRVIEINVQTDPNINVDISEDRKLDVEFLYSVTWKNTDISFEERMTKYSRTSSMPQYLEIHWFSIVNSCVTVLLLTGFLATILMRVLKNDFVKYSLIEESLEDQEDSGWKYIHGDVFRFPNNKSLFSVIIGSGTQLLVLCV
- the LOC135610561 gene encoding transmembrane 9 superfamily member 3-like isoform X2, producing MDSRTCLSTSEPIAPFGLPRLGNEGSRILKMELSTLVLLVMACGLRVGADGTNHRYKEGDHVPLYANKVGPFHNPSETYRYYDLPFCSPGYSFILTVPSTSELHESVSNTVYRFVSVYNSLQNFVDLEHVTEKTDALGEALNGDRLVDAPYELIFLEEQRSKSLCKKNLSKEDVAKFRHAVSKDYYFEMYYDDLPFWGFLGKIEGVKTDSGKDKYFLFKHIHFNILYNDDRVIEINVQTDPNINVDISEDRKLDVEFLYSVTWKNTDISFEERMTKYSRTSSMPQYLEIHWFSIVNSCVTVLLLTGFLATILMRVLKNDFVKYSLIEESLEDQEDSGWKYIHGDVFRFPNNKSLFSVIIGSGTQLLVLVPKMM
- the LOC135610561 gene encoding transmembrane 9 superfamily member 3-like isoform X1, giving the protein MDSRTCLSTSEPIAPFGLPRLGNEGSRILKMELSTLVLLVMACGLRVGADGTNHRYKEGDHVPLYANKVGPFHNPSETYRYYDLPFCSPGYSFILTVPSTSELHESVSNTVYRFVSVYNSLQNFVDLEHVTEKTDALGEALNGDRLVDAPYELIFLEEQRSKSLCKKNLSKEDVAKFRHAVSKDYYFEMYYDDLPFWGFLGKIEGVKTDSGKDKYFLFKHIHFNILYNDDRVIEINVQTDPNINVDISEDRKLDVEFLYSVTWKNTDISFEERMTKYSRTSSMPQYLEIHWFSIVNSCVTVLLLTGFLATILMRVLKNDFVKYSLIEESLEDQEDSGWKYIHGDVFRFPNNKSLFSVIIGSGTQLLVLQMKFLMRILVT
- the LOC135610561 gene encoding transmembrane 9 superfamily member 3-like isoform X5; this encodes MDSRTCLSTSEPIAPFGLPRLGNEGSRILKMELSTLVLLVMACGLRVGADGTNHRYKEGDHVPLYANKVGPFHNPSETYRYYDLPFCSPEHVTEKTDALGEALNGDRLVDAPYELIFLEEQRSKSLCKKNLSKEDVAKFRHAVSKDYYFEMYYDDLPFWGFLGKIEGVKTDSGKDKYFLFKHIHFNILYNDDRVIEINVQTDPNINVDISEDRKLDVEFLYSVTWKNTDISFEERMTKYSRTSSMPQYLEIHWFSIVNSCVTVLLLTGFLATILMRVLKNDFVKYSLIEESLEDQEDSGWKYIHGDVFRFPNNKSLFSVIIGSGTQLLVLQMKFLMRILVT